The Parachlamydia acanthamoebae genome includes a window with the following:
- a CDS encoding ABC-F family ATP-binding cassette domain-containing protein → MQVNDLSLAYHGINLFENASFSIQPGERCAFVGRNGAGKSSLFRLLTGKEVPDKGTISKPKNYIIGVLDQHIVFTQPTLIEEAALGLREDERDYIYKAEAILFGLGFKEEDLDRSPNEFSGGYQLRLHLAKVLVGEPDCLLLDEPTNYLDIVSIRWFTKFLQEWKGEFILISHDREFLDSISTHTMGIHRQKVTKVKGNTLDFFEQIMQREEIHEKTRQNLEKKREHLQGFIDRFGAKASKATQAQSKQKLLSRIPVLDDLKKLLQLDFQFNIANFPGKKMLEAQSLSFSYDANAPRPLIEDFSLTIEKGDRIAIIGKNGRGKSTILKLLADELNPASGFTKRSDNLSIGYFGQTNIDRLHPRHSIEEEIAAANPKLNLTQIKAICGLMMFSGDKSRKLNGVLSGGEKSRVLIGKIIASPCNLLLLDEPTHHLDMESIEALIDAIEDFDGAVIIVTHSELILKRMQLDKIVVCHQGKQELHLGTYEDFLDKHGWQD, encoded by the coding sequence ATGCAAGTAAATGATTTATCCCTCGCCTATCATGGTATCAATTTATTCGAAAATGCTTCTTTCAGTATTCAACCTGGAGAGCGATGTGCGTTCGTCGGACGCAATGGAGCGGGTAAGTCTTCCCTTTTTCGCTTATTAACAGGCAAAGAAGTTCCTGACAAAGGAACGATCTCGAAACCCAAAAACTACATCATTGGAGTTCTCGATCAGCACATTGTCTTTACTCAACCCACATTAATCGAAGAAGCCGCATTGGGTCTACGTGAAGACGAACGAGACTATATTTATAAAGCTGAGGCCATTCTATTTGGATTGGGCTTTAAAGAAGAAGATCTCGACCGCTCTCCTAACGAATTTTCCGGAGGATATCAGCTTCGACTTCACCTTGCAAAAGTTCTCGTTGGGGAGCCAGATTGCCTATTATTGGATGAACCAACTAACTATTTGGATATTGTCTCCATCCGCTGGTTTACGAAATTCTTACAAGAATGGAAAGGCGAATTTATTTTAATTTCCCATGACCGAGAATTCTTGGATAGTATCTCCACACACACTATGGGTATCCATCGACAAAAAGTGACGAAAGTCAAAGGAAATACGCTCGATTTCTTCGAACAAATTATGCAACGAGAAGAAATCCATGAAAAAACCCGTCAAAACCTCGAAAAAAAACGGGAACATCTTCAAGGGTTTATTGATCGGTTTGGTGCAAAAGCTTCCAAAGCAACGCAAGCACAATCCAAGCAGAAATTATTAAGCCGTATTCCGGTACTTGACGACTTAAAAAAACTTCTGCAGTTAGATTTTCAATTTAATATCGCCAATTTCCCGGGCAAGAAAATGTTAGAAGCTCAATCTCTTTCGTTTTCTTACGACGCAAATGCTCCCCGCCCTTTAATTGAAGATTTTTCCTTAACGATCGAAAAAGGAGATCGTATTGCCATTATTGGGAAAAATGGACGGGGGAAATCCACGATTTTAAAACTACTGGCCGATGAACTAAATCCCGCTTCGGGGTTTACCAAACGTTCAGATAATCTTTCGATCGGCTATTTTGGCCAAACAAATATTGACCGATTACACCCGCGCCATTCGATCGAAGAAGAAATTGCAGCAGCGAATCCCAAACTTAATCTGACACAAATCAAAGCGATTTGTGGATTGATGATGTTCAGCGGAGATAAATCCCGCAAACTCAATGGCGTGCTATCGGGTGGAGAAAAAAGCCGGGTATTGATTGGCAAAATCATTGCCTCTCCTTGCAATTTATTGTTGCTTGATGAACCAACACACCACTTAGATATGGAATCCATTGAAGCTTTGATTGATGCCATTGAAGATTTTGATGGTGCTGTCATCATCGTTACACATAGTGAATTAATCCTAAAGCGCATGCAACTGGATAAAATTGTGGTCTGTCACCAAGGTAAACAAGAATTACACTTAGGGACTTACGAAGATTTCCTAGATAAGCATGGTTGGCAAGACTAA
- a CDS encoding SDR family NAD(P)-dependent oxidoreductase encodes MGEFTNKVVVITGGNSGIGEAIAKKFDQEGAKIVIFGRDQNRLETVCKELNQAVYVQGDVRLIPDLDKLFATAIQNFGKIDVLVANAGISTRKKIEEVDEELFDEMVSINYKGVYFTVQRSIPHLNTNSSVILISSAAAHKGWRFHSVYSSTKAAVSMLARNFAADLIDKGIRVNAVSPGFTDTPIFDETKAVNPKQLEEFTKGIPLKRFANSEEIAESVAFLASSKATYIVGVDLVVDGGASSIYPL; translated from the coding sequence ATGGGTGAGTTTACAAACAAAGTGGTTGTTATCACGGGTGGCAATAGCGGTATCGGAGAAGCCATTGCAAAAAAGTTTGATCAAGAAGGCGCCAAAATTGTGATTTTTGGACGCGATCAAAATCGATTAGAGACTGTTTGCAAAGAACTAAATCAAGCTGTTTATGTGCAGGGAGATGTGCGTCTTATTCCTGATTTAGATAAGTTATTTGCCACGGCGATTCAAAACTTTGGGAAAATCGATGTTTTAGTGGCAAATGCGGGCATTTCGACCAGAAAAAAAATCGAGGAAGTCGATGAAGAACTATTTGATGAAATGGTCTCCATTAACTATAAGGGCGTTTATTTTACCGTTCAACGCTCCATTCCCCACTTAAATACAAATTCTTCCGTTATTCTCATATCTTCAGCAGCGGCTCATAAAGGTTGGCGCTTTCATAGTGTTTATTCCTCCACAAAGGCGGCTGTGAGTATGCTTGCGCGTAATTTCGCAGCAGATCTCATTGACAAAGGGATTCGTGTAAATGCTGTATCACCAGGATTTACCGATACACCAATTTTTGATGAAACGAAAGCTGTCAATCCCAAGCAATTGGAAGAATTCACAAAGGGAATTCCTTTAAAAAGATTCGCTAATTCGGAAGAGATAGCTGAATCTGTCGCCTTCTTAGCTTCTTCAAAAGCCACTTATATTGTAGGGGTTGACCTAGTTGTTGATGGAGGAGCGAGTTCCATATATCCTCTTTAG
- a CDS encoding SDR family NAD(P)-dependent oxidoreductase: MTSIKFTKAFITGASSGIGEALCNLLANKGISLLLTGRNEGRLQHLQQALQHQVEVSFFVADLGTQEGRQLAIKKMHQEKPDLVVNNAGFGLYGEALTYETSEQMEIVNVNLLAPFELTLEAARTLISSRQRGVILNVSSAAAFEIFPTFTTYTATKTFINAFSQSLDFETQPYGVRVFASCPGMVSTSFAQRASGGELSSQLEDERLSMTSAYAAEQIWQQIEKEKIIHIFDWRYRVGIFLSHFFPQKWLAGYLKKRISARFPPRSFLSIHE, translated from the coding sequence ATGACAAGCATAAAATTTACGAAAGCTTTTATCACGGGGGCCTCTTCAGGAATTGGAGAGGCTCTTTGCAATCTTTTGGCTAATAAAGGAATCTCATTGTTGCTGACAGGGCGTAATGAGGGACGATTGCAGCATTTGCAGCAAGCTTTACAGCACCAAGTGGAGGTTTCTTTTTTCGTTGCCGATCTTGGAACGCAAGAAGGGCGTCAATTAGCAATAAAGAAAATGCATCAAGAAAAACCTGATTTAGTGGTTAATAATGCAGGTTTTGGTCTTTATGGAGAGGCTTTAACATACGAAACATCAGAGCAAATGGAAATTGTAAATGTGAATCTGCTCGCGCCTTTTGAACTTACATTAGAAGCTGCGCGCACGCTCATTTCGTCTCGGCAGAGAGGCGTTATTCTAAATGTCTCTTCTGCGGCCGCATTTGAAATTTTTCCTACTTTTACAACCTATACAGCAACAAAAACCTTTATCAATGCCTTCTCCCAATCTTTGGATTTTGAGACACAGCCTTATGGGGTGCGTGTATTCGCGTCGTGTCCTGGAATGGTCAGTACATCTTTTGCTCAGCGGGCCTCAGGAGGGGAGCTTTCTTCTCAGCTTGAAGATGAACGTTTATCCATGACTTCGGCATATGCTGCAGAGCAAATTTGGCAGCAAATCGAAAAAGAGAAGATCATTCATATTTTTGATTGGCGTTATCGTGTGGGGATTTTTTTAAGTCATTTCTTTCCACAAAAATGGTTAGCAGGCTATTTAAAAAAACGAATTAGTGCTCGCTTTCCACCTCGTTCTTTCCTTTCCATTCACGAATAA
- a CDS encoding DMT family transporter: MIVGIAYMIGACLCWGLVFVIPNLFPDFSPFEIMLGRCFFYGMLSIGILLSLKRDLIFSLNRRIWIAGAILALVGSLIHYCSLVLSMRYVNSTIPTLLLGLTPVCMILIDIRKTKTKKLRDFFVPCTLILVGFIFVNIPTLSWDTNVSIENYAWGFFWSLVSLATWICFIAGSANFLKSTSSLKASDWITVLGVATFLWTVLLCTSSLFFVNTSINHYFIMSNGFLLATALLGVCSSWLGYYMWNQATLRLPLSLAGQLSVLEIVFGLSFIHLANWKFPENIEILGIMTILSGIVLNLFMFQESAYQS; encoded by the coding sequence ATGATTGTAGGAATAGCCTATATGATAGGAGCATGTTTATGCTGGGGGCTTGTATTTGTAATTCCCAATCTTTTTCCAGATTTTTCCCCTTTTGAGATAATGCTAGGGCGCTGTTTCTTTTATGGTATGCTTTCTATTGGCATCTTGTTAAGTCTAAAAAGAGATCTGATTTTTTCTCTTAATCGTAGAATTTGGATTGCTGGGGCAATTCTGGCGTTAGTTGGATCACTCATCCATTATTGCAGCCTTGTTTTAAGCATGCGTTATGTGAATTCTACTATTCCTACATTGCTGCTTGGCTTAACACCTGTATGCATGATTTTAATTGACATTCGGAAGACAAAGACAAAAAAGTTAAGGGATTTTTTCGTGCCATGTACGCTCATTTTAGTCGGATTTATCTTTGTTAATATCCCTACATTGTCCTGGGATACGAACGTGAGTATCGAAAATTATGCTTGGGGATTTTTCTGGAGTTTGGTCTCTCTAGCAACATGGATTTGTTTTATTGCGGGGAGTGCCAATTTTCTTAAAAGCACTTCTTCGTTAAAAGCAAGCGATTGGATTACTGTATTGGGTGTTGCCACTTTTCTTTGGACCGTTCTCTTATGTACATCCAGCCTCTTCTTTGTTAACACATCGATTAATCATTATTTTATTATGTCGAATGGATTTTTATTAGCAACAGCTCTCCTTGGAGTCTGTTCTTCCTGGCTTGGTTATTACATGTGGAATCAAGCAACTCTGCGTTTGCCTTTGTCTTTAGCTGGTCAACTGAGTGTATTAGAAATAGTATTTGGCTTAAGTTTTATTCATTTAGCTAATTGGAAATTTCCTGAAAACATTGAGATTCTAGGGATAATGACTATTTTATCAGGTATAGTTTTAAATTTATTCATGTTCCAAGAATCCGCATATCAATCTTAA
- a CDS encoding multicopper oxidase family protein, protein MKIWAYLFCIACFFLFLELKSVIELTTSSKKIIVNNKEAEILTISQPDGTLGIRTNKSLAFDVILKNRLQVPTSIHWHGLILPNNQDGVAFVTQFPLYPGQLYHYKFPLLQSGTFWMHSHFGLQEQKLLGAPLIIYAPEDEKIADQEVILFLGDFSFKTPSEIYKELQCKTISGDMKKNTSDIVEVEYDAFLTNYHTLESPEVIDVEANKKIRLRIINGASSTNFFISLENLIGAAIAVDGNQIQPLQNTRFELAVAQRIDILVTIPSQGGFFPILAQAEGTDRQTGLVLATKNANPIKLPEKASKQAGALTNVQELNLHAKYSLSNRKVDNQVTVELGGNMEKYIWTLNGQTWPEVTPIIVEKGQRVEMLFKNNTSMSHPMHLHGHVFQVTQINGQSFSGAMRDTVLITPYSTLSIQFDADNPGVWPLHCHILYHLEAGMFTIVRYKDFEQPL, encoded by the coding sequence ATGAAAATATGGGCCTATTTGTTCTGCATCGCCTGCTTTTTTCTTTTTTTAGAACTAAAGTCCGTCATAGAGTTAACCACATCATCAAAAAAGATTATCGTTAACAACAAAGAAGCCGAAATTTTAACCATTTCGCAACCTGACGGAACACTGGGGATTAGAACAAACAAAAGCCTCGCTTTCGATGTAATTCTTAAAAATCGTTTACAGGTACCTACATCTATTCATTGGCATGGGTTGATCTTACCCAATAACCAAGATGGCGTTGCATTTGTCACTCAATTTCCTCTCTATCCAGGACAACTCTACCATTACAAATTTCCTCTTCTGCAGTCCGGCACATTTTGGATGCACTCCCATTTTGGTTTGCAAGAACAAAAGCTTTTGGGAGCACCCCTCATCATTTATGCACCAGAAGATGAGAAAATTGCGGATCAAGAAGTCATTCTTTTTCTCGGAGATTTCTCTTTCAAAACACCTTCAGAGATTTACAAAGAACTGCAGTGCAAAACCATATCGGGAGACATGAAAAAAAACACATCAGACATTGTAGAAGTTGAGTATGATGCTTTTTTGACCAATTACCATACGCTAGAAAGTCCAGAAGTCATAGATGTGGAAGCAAATAAAAAAATTCGGCTACGCATCATTAATGGGGCGAGCTCCACAAATTTCTTCATTTCGTTAGAAAATTTAATCGGTGCAGCCATTGCTGTCGATGGCAATCAAATTCAGCCTTTGCAAAATACACGATTTGAATTAGCTGTCGCACAACGAATCGATATTTTAGTTACAATCCCCTCACAAGGTGGATTTTTCCCCATTCTTGCCCAAGCAGAAGGGACAGACAGACAAACAGGGCTCGTTTTAGCGACAAAAAATGCAAATCCCATCAAACTACCCGAAAAAGCTTCTAAGCAAGCTGGGGCCCTGACAAATGTTCAAGAGCTTAACTTACATGCTAAATATTCTTTATCAAATCGAAAGGTGGATAATCAAGTTACAGTTGAGCTTGGGGGCAATATGGAGAAGTACATATGGACATTAAATGGTCAAACATGGCCTGAAGTGACACCCATCATCGTTGAAAAGGGACAACGCGTTGAAATGCTCTTTAAAAATAACACCTCGATGTCACATCCTATGCACTTACATGGACATGTCTTTCAAGTCACTCAAATCAATGGACAAAGTTTTAGTGGAGCTATGCGTGATACAGTTTTAATTACTCCCTATTCCACTTTGTCCATTCAATTTGATGCAGATAACCCAGGCGTATGGCCTTTGCACTGCCACATCCTTTATCATTTAGAGGCCGGTATGTTTACCATCGTCCGCTATAAAGATTTTGAACAACCTCTTTAA